In Coleofasciculaceae cyanobacterium, the following are encoded in one genomic region:
- a CDS encoding response regulator yields the protein MASKQILIVDDNDDCTALIKFVLESETDWQIATASHGKEAIILANYIRPDAILLDIVMPDLNGLDVYRLLKSALTTCYIPIIFMTAMHPIGEILELQIKDSVKIITKPMNIDQLQYLISEEIRNYSYIIRDCV from the coding sequence GTGGCTTCTAAACAGATTTTGATTGTTGATGATAACGATGATTGCACTGCTTTAATCAAATTCGTTCTCGAATCTGAAACCGACTGGCAGATTGCCACAGCTTCTCATGGAAAAGAGGCGATTATCTTAGCAAACTATATCCGACCAGATGCAATCTTGCTGGATATAGTAATGCCCGACCTCAATGGACTAGATGTTTATCGATTGCTTAAGTCGGCTCTAACTACTTGTTATATTCCAATTATATTTATGACGGCTATGCATCCCATCGGGGAAATACTTGAATTGCAAATTAAGGATAGCGTGAAAATAATTACTAAGCCGATGAACATTGACCAACTACAGTATTTAATAAGCGAAGAAATCAGAAACTATAGCTACATAATTAGAGATTGTGTCTAG
- a CDS encoding Crp/Fnr family transcriptional regulator, which yields MQHSLEPVELSLGEILLKTNQKIESVYFPTQGIVCLVSTMQDGSTTEIGVIGKEGMVGTPQFLGDGVLGSSRAEVQMKGTALRIDAIALRIEYERSESLQKLILQYSLSLFNQVSQCAACNNHHTVKQRTARWLIMLDDRLEEETFSLTQQLLSKMLGVRRTGVSEIAKQLQRQGIIDYHRGQIKILDREALEAIACECYQILSLPRHRRARV from the coding sequence TTGCAACATTCTCTTGAACCAGTTGAGCTTTCTCTAGGTGAAATTCTCCTTAAAACTAATCAAAAAATAGAATCGGTATATTTCCCTACTCAAGGAATAGTGTGTTTAGTCTCGACCATGCAAGATGGCTCGACTACAGAAATTGGGGTGATTGGCAAAGAAGGAATGGTCGGGACTCCACAATTTTTAGGAGATGGAGTATTAGGCAGTAGCAGGGCTGAAGTGCAAATGAAAGGTACAGCCTTGCGAATAGATGCCATAGCCCTGCGAATAGAATATGAGCGTAGCGAATCACTCCAAAAACTAATACTGCAATATTCTCTTAGTTTGTTTAATCAGGTGAGTCAATGTGCTGCCTGTAACAATCATCATACCGTCAAACAGCGAACTGCTCGCTGGTTAATCATGCTTGACGATCGCCTTGAAGAAGAAACGTTTTCGTTGACTCAGCAATTACTCTCCAAGATGCTAGGGGTGCGTCGCACGGGAGTGAGCGAAATCGCCAAACAACTTCAACGGCAGGGGATTATTGACTATCATCGGGGTCAGATTAAAATTTTAGACCGGGAAGCTTTAGAAGCGATCGCCTGCGAGTGTTATCAGATTCTAAGCTTACCCCGCCATAGAAGGGCGAGAGTTTAG
- a CDS encoding glutathione peroxidase — protein sequence MSNISDIAVKTIDGDEEKFADYKGMVLLIVNVASYCGYTPQYHGLEELNQQYGDRGLRVLGFPCNDFGAQEPGTNAEIADFCETNYGISFELFDKVHAKGSQQHPLYQTLTSSVEPKGDVAWNFEKFLIGKQGEVVARFGSGVTPTSAELIQAIEAELDK from the coding sequence ATGAGCAATATATCTGATATAGCTGTAAAAACAATTGATGGCGACGAAGAAAAATTTGCCGACTATAAAGGTATGGTGTTGTTAATTGTTAATGTTGCTTCCTACTGCGGTTATACTCCTCAATACCATGGACTTGAAGAGTTAAATCAACAATATGGCGATCGCGGTTTGCGGGTATTAGGTTTTCCCTGTAACGATTTTGGCGCACAAGAGCCAGGAACAAACGCAGAAATTGCTGATTTTTGCGAAACTAACTACGGTATTAGCTTTGAATTGTTTGACAAAGTTCACGCAAAGGGTTCACAGCAGCATCCTTTATATCAAACTCTCACTAGTTCCGTTGAGCCAAAGGGTGATGTGGCTTGGAACTTTGAGAAGTTTTTGATTGGTAAACAAGGCGAGGTTGTGGCTCGGTTTGGTAGTGGCGTAACTCCTACTTCTGCTGAGTTGATTCAAGCAATTGAAGCTGAACTAGATAAATAA
- a CDS encoding glucosamine-6-phosphate deaminase has protein sequence MPDSTLPFIDTQVTKVKDLSVRISYSANELTNDVAMLAQDYLQSLLEQQATVSIILATGNSQLKFLDAIAKHGRNSIASGNKLDWSRIILFHLDEYLGIAADHPGSFRYYLRSKLEQRVQPRIFNYIEGDALQPLAECSRYANLLQQQAIDLCMLGIGDNGHLAFNEPSVADFNDSQAVKLVRLETKTRQQQVNGGYFANLSDVPSYAYTLTIPTICAAKKIFCLAGGKHKAEVVKQTLTSAIAPSFPATILRTLPQATLFCTVNHINDRDSTSLSEKTEN, from the coding sequence ATGCCAGATAGTACTTTACCATTCATAGATACTCAAGTAACTAAAGTTAAAGATTTATCCGTCAGAATCTCTTACTCTGCTAACGAGTTGACTAATGATGTCGCTATGCTGGCGCAAGATTATTTACAGTCGTTACTAGAACAACAGGCAACTGTCAGTATTATTCTGGCTACGGGTAATTCACAACTAAAGTTTTTAGATGCGATCGCCAAGCATGGACGCAATTCAATCGCTTCTGGCAACAAACTAGATTGGTCACGGATTATTTTGTTTCACCTGGATGAGTATTTGGGAATTGCCGCCGATCATCCTGGTAGCTTTCGTTATTACCTACGCAGTAAGCTAGAGCAACGAGTACAGCCACGCATTTTTAACTATATAGAAGGAGATGCACTACAGCCTTTAGCAGAATGTTCTCGCTACGCTAATTTATTACAGCAACAGGCGATCGATCTTTGTATGCTGGGTATTGGCGACAATGGACACCTTGCCTTCAATGAGCCTTCTGTGGCTGATTTTAACGATTCTCAAGCAGTAAAGTTAGTTCGATTAGAAACTAAAACCCGACAGCAGCAGGTAAACGGTGGTTATTTTGCCAATCTATCAGACGTGCCTAGCTATGCTTATACCCTGACGATTCCCACAATTTGCGCTGCTAAAAAAATATTTTGTTTGGCGGGGGGGAAACATAAAGCAGAAGTTGTCAAACAGACTTTAACAAGTGCGATCGCGCCAAGTTTTCCCGCAACTATTTTACGTACTTTACCTCAAGCTACGCTGTTTTGTACGGTAAACCATATAAACGATCGCGATTCAACAAGTTTGTCTGAAAAAACAGAAAATTAA